In the genome of bacterium, one region contains:
- a CDS encoding anti-sigma factor antagonist (This anti-anti-sigma factor, or anti-sigma factor antagonist, belongs to a family that includes characterized members SpoIIAA, RsbV, RsfA, and RsfB.): MEIKIYQDTDKMLVQLVGRVVLDECDRLKSAVVPRITPDINNVNLDLSNVDFIDSAGLGVLVGMKVSSNKNRARLALISPSKGVSDILLVSKLESIFDIVTGNEAQTIVSSLAKPENEASSGESATPPPSGSKQSFQAPPAAASKPEEPDAGDMSPKQQIESYCKNAVEHMRQRDYEQAAGCYQSALEIDPDYLPAHNNLAIVYEKNPKWQDKAIAAWERVLELSQSRGDQKHIERAQKHLNALQRT; this comes from the coding sequence ATGGAAATCAAGATTTACCAGGATACCGACAAGATGCTCGTCCAACTCGTCGGGCGAGTCGTCCTCGATGAATGCGATCGTTTGAAGAGCGCCGTTGTCCCGCGCATCACGCCGGACATCAACAACGTGAACCTGGATCTGTCGAATGTCGACTTCATCGACAGCGCCGGCCTTGGTGTGCTTGTCGGGATGAAGGTCTCCTCGAACAAGAACCGCGCTCGTCTCGCGCTGATCTCGCCTTCCAAGGGCGTCAGCGATATTCTGCTCGTCTCCAAGTTGGAGTCCATCTTTGACATCGTGACGGGCAACGAGGCGCAGACCATCGTGTCCTCCCTGGCCAAGCCCGAAAACGAGGCCTCGAGTGGCGAATCGGCTACTCCACCGCCATCCGGCAGCAAGCAGTCCTTCCAGGCGCCCCCCGCGGCCGCTTCGAAGCCTGAGGAACCCGATGCGGGCGACATGTCGCCCAAGCAGCAGATCGAGTCCTACTGCAAGAACGCCGTGGAGCACATGCGCCAGCGCGACTACGAGCAGGCGGCCGGTTGCTATCAGAGCGCCCTCGAAATCGATCCGGACTACCTGCCGGCGCATAACAACCTGGCGATCGTCTACGAGAAGAACCCCAAGTGGCAGGACAAGGCCATCGCTGCCTGGGAGCGTGTTCTTGAACTGAGCCAGTCGCGCGGCGACCAGAAGCACATCGAGCGCGCCCAAAAGCACCTCAACGCCCTGCAGCGCACCTGA
- a CDS encoding lysophospholipid acyltransferase family protein — protein sequence MSRRDKPSFSDRLVYRFVLVFGRLLTLFPAGLIVNLGALLGILMGRFFPVRRKVVAENLNIAFGKSIAPEEHRRLVREAYRHLGMLAAETFFISFRPPEWVDDRISEIEGWEHAEAILAQGGAISISAHFGNWELMGAYTAHRAPIIPLSKPMHNPLFQDFIDHTRRRHGLEFIWTDDPNPARQILKTVRDRKIVNILPDQDMRGEGIMVPFFGRPASTTPAPAALALRLGCPIVPVFLVRLGPTRHRLVIQPPIHPQDFAADDRDEATRALTARLNQCIEDMIRLYPAQYFWHHRRWKTTPEKAAKHAAKLQRKRRERRGIEG from the coding sequence TTGTCTCGCCGGGATAAGCCCAGTTTCAGTGACCGCCTCGTCTATCGGTTCGTGCTCGTCTTCGGGCGGCTCCTTACGCTGTTTCCGGCTGGTCTGATCGTCAATCTGGGCGCCCTTCTGGGCATTCTGATGGGGCGCTTCTTTCCTGTCCGGCGCAAGGTCGTGGCGGAGAATCTGAACATCGCATTCGGCAAGTCCATTGCCCCCGAGGAGCATCGGCGCCTGGTTCGCGAGGCCTACCGTCACCTGGGGATGCTGGCGGCGGAGACATTCTTCATCTCCTTTCGCCCTCCTGAATGGGTCGACGATCGCATCTCGGAGATCGAGGGGTGGGAGCACGCCGAGGCCATTCTGGCGCAGGGCGGCGCGATTTCCATTTCTGCGCACTTTGGGAATTGGGAATTGATGGGCGCCTATACGGCCCATCGGGCGCCGATCATTCCACTCTCCAAACCGATGCACAATCCGCTGTTCCAGGACTTCATCGACCACACACGCCGGCGCCACGGGCTGGAGTTCATCTGGACGGACGATCCGAATCCCGCACGTCAGATTCTCAAGACCGTCCGGGATCGCAAAATCGTCAACATCCTGCCCGACCAGGACATGCGTGGCGAAGGCATCATGGTGCCGTTTTTTGGGCGTCCGGCCTCGACGACGCCCGCGCCGGCTGCGCTGGCGCTTCGGTTGGGATGCCCGATCGTACCGGTATTCCTGGTGCGCCTCGGGCCTACCCGGCACCGGCTGGTGATCCAGCCGCCGATTCACCCCCAGGACTTCGCAGCGGACGATCGTGACGAAGCCACAAGGGCTCTGACCGCCCGGCTGAATCAGTGCATCGAGGACATGATTCGCCTCTATCCCGCCCAGTATTTCTGGCATCACCGGCGGTGGAAGACCACGCCGGAGAAGGCCGCCAAACACGCCGCGAAGCTACAGCGCAAACGCCGTGAGCGTCGGGGGATCGAGGGCTGA
- a CDS encoding 4-hydroxy-3-methylbut-2-enyl diphosphate reductase, with protein sequence MPGGCEPLSTSSDKSYYRASLGLKKEIASTVAEDYHSALIEALRTAGGRLDLPGLTFHLATDFGFCYGVDKAIDMAYEARSKFPKKRIFLLTEIIHNPRVNRRLLDMGIVFLSGQYAGDATIDDIAPEDVVLIPAFGVDRPTFDRLRELGAILVDTTCGSVVHVWKRVERYARDGFTSLVHGKHYHEETLATVSQAMADGGHFLVVRDKPQTQLVCDFIEGQISVADLMSHFPEGAMSEGFDPKRDLRRIGVANQTTMLASESLEIAAMVGNALARRFGEDHREEHFRSFDTICSATQDRQDAIEKLVAKPDLDLVVVIGGYNSSNTGHLLAVAGRQHPAYHIQDSTEILSTQEIRHQIPAGKDKELKVTEGWLPDGPVQIGLTSGASTPNKAVADTIARIAKLRGLSEEQVLAAVEPA encoded by the coding sequence ATCCCGGGAGGATGCGAACCGTTGTCCACGTCTTCTGACAAATCCTATTACCGCGCAAGTCTGGGGCTGAAGAAAGAAATCGCCTCGACCGTCGCCGAGGACTATCACAGCGCCCTGATCGAGGCGCTGCGGACCGCCGGCGGGCGGCTGGATCTGCCCGGACTGACTTTCCATCTGGCCACGGATTTTGGGTTCTGCTATGGAGTGGACAAGGCCATCGATATGGCCTATGAGGCACGCAGCAAGTTCCCCAAGAAGCGCATCTTCCTGCTGACGGAGATCATCCACAATCCGCGCGTGAACCGGCGCTTGTTGGACATGGGCATTGTCTTCCTCAGCGGCCAGTACGCCGGCGATGCGACGATCGACGACATTGCGCCGGAAGACGTGGTTCTGATTCCCGCGTTCGGCGTCGATCGTCCGACGTTCGATCGCCTGCGAGAACTTGGCGCGATCCTGGTCGATACGACATGCGGCAGCGTCGTCCATGTGTGGAAGCGCGTCGAGCGCTACGCCCGGGATGGATTCACGTCGCTCGTGCACGGCAAGCATTACCACGAAGAAACCTTGGCGACGGTCTCGCAGGCCATGGCCGACGGCGGGCACTTCCTGGTCGTCCGCGACAAACCGCAGACTCAGTTGGTTTGCGACTTCATCGAGGGGCAGATCTCCGTTGCCGATCTGATGAGTCATTTCCCGGAGGGCGCGATGTCCGAGGGGTTCGATCCCAAACGCGACCTGCGACGGATCGGCGTTGCAAACCAGACGACGATGCTGGCGAGTGAGTCTCTGGAAATCGCTGCGATGGTGGGGAATGCGCTGGCGCGGCGCTTCGGCGAGGACCATCGCGAGGAGCATTTTCGTAGCTTCGATACGATTTGCAGCGCCACCCAGGATCGCCAGGACGCCATCGAGAAACTAGTCGCCAAGCCCGATCTCGATCTCGTTGTCGTGATCGGCGGCTACAACTCCTCGAATACAGGGCACCTGCTCGCGGTCGCCGGGCGACAGCATCCGGCCTACCACATTCAGGATTCTACCGAGATCCTCTCCACCCAGGAAATCCGCCACCAGATTCCAGCCGGGAAAGACAAGGAACTAAAGGTCACCGAGGGGTGGCTTCCGGACGGTCCGGTGCAAATCGGACTCACCTCCGGCGCCAGCACACCCAACAAGGCGGTCGCCGATACGATTGCAAGGATTGCCAAGCTGCGCGGCTTGTCGGAAGAGCAGGTTCTGGCAGCAGTCGAACCAGCATGA
- a CDS encoding redoxin domain-containing protein: MRSKPLIIFALIVSLLAVGCQKKAPAPVAEVAAGNLKIGGTAPDFELETFGGESIRLSDKIDGEHFVCVIWHSPACPCARNCATGIAKELTPDKYPDLTIVGVMSDANWDFDYMQEDLNQQIEDGIVTFPVVIDKDQSMMAKYGAERTPTVWLLDKQGRIRYWGAPESTLEPTSSGYRFLLKEAVDALRKGQKPPVQTFDPIGCKIMKSLG; the protein is encoded by the coding sequence ATGCGCTCTAAACCACTCATTATATTTGCTTTAATTGTGTCTTTGCTGGCGGTCGGATGCCAGAAGAAAGCCCCCGCACCGGTCGCAGAAGTTGCCGCTGGGAATCTCAAGATCGGTGGCACTGCGCCCGATTTTGAGCTCGAGACCTTTGGCGGCGAATCGATCCGCCTTTCGGACAAGATCGACGGCGAGCATTTCGTCTGCGTGATCTGGCATTCTCCGGCTTGCCCGTGCGCTCGGAACTGCGCGACGGGGATCGCCAAGGAGTTGACTCCAGACAAGTATCCCGACTTGACTATTGTTGGCGTTATGTCGGACGCAAATTGGGACTTCGATTACATGCAGGAAGACCTGAATCAGCAAATCGAAGATGGAATTGTGACGTTCCCCGTCGTTATCGACAAGGATCAGTCGATGATGGCGAAGTACGGCGCCGAGCGCACACCGACGGTCTGGCTGTTGGACAAGCAGGGACGGATTCGCTATTGGGGCGCGCCGGAGTCGACGCTCGAGCCGACTTCCTCCGGCTATCGGTTCCTGCTGAAGGAGGCCGTGGATGCGCTGCGCAAGGGCCAGAAGCCGCCCGTGCAGACCTTCGACCCGATTGGCTGCAAGATCATGAAGTCGCTGGGATAA
- a CDS encoding CPBP family intramembrane metalloprotease, with product MPTAQPLNRTVILRLSAVMTVIMTATAWGIAALFHDGSVVEMLHQERSLAFQLPIGLGFGVVAAFVVSFSESVLPGMEGLQKVTRDIHRQVRPTILDMALVSLAAGWGEELLFRGAVQPVTGLWIAAALFALGHGVLTRLTWGRIAFTAFLFGAGVLLGLLYEWAGLAAAMMAHATYDFVVLLLLRRQMIREGVIPATS from the coding sequence ATGCCCACCGCTCAACCGCTCAATCGCACCGTCATCCTCCGCCTGTCCGCCGTCATGACGGTGATCATGACGGCAACGGCGTGGGGGATTGCAGCTCTGTTTCACGACGGATCAGTGGTCGAGATGCTCCACCAGGAGCGCTCCCTCGCATTTCAGCTTCCGATTGGGTTGGGATTCGGTGTCGTGGCTGCCTTTGTGGTGTCGTTCTCGGAGTCTGTGCTGCCGGGGATGGAAGGTCTGCAGAAGGTCACCCGCGACATTCATCGCCAGGTCCGTCCGACGATCCTGGATATGGCGTTGGTGTCCTTGGCCGCCGGCTGGGGGGAGGAATTGCTCTTCCGCGGGGCTGTGCAGCCCGTCACGGGATTATGGATCGCCGCCGCGTTGTTTGCCCTGGGGCACGGCGTCCTTACGCGTCTCACTTGGGGGAGGATCGCCTTCACGGCGTTCCTCTTTGGTGCGGGGGTGCTGCTCGGGCTTCTGTATGAATGGGCGGGGTTGGCCGCGGCAATGATGGCCCACGCGACCTACGATTTCGTTGTGCTGCTGCTTCTTCGCCGCCAGATGATCCGCGAGGGCGTTATCCCAGCGACTTCATGA